The Plodia interpunctella isolate USDA-ARS_2022_Savannah chromosome 8, ilPloInte3.2, whole genome shotgun sequence genome window below encodes:
- the LOC128671803 gene encoding nuclear receptor-binding factor 2-like, which produces MESHPLNLAHQQHRRAEAHLINNKYDEAMQCHHNAAELLLDAMKSTTSSVALESITLQHSYHLKQKDLIKSKKEQYLRVKKAMDNLKCLGNDQLQNLNLNESAKLEIAIYKAINENDNLLKILATKGYDKGIVKDVASKDLVDGKKIEKTQDTVLEELHILNQNLHSLVDQLVLQVEVLKDDNATLRERVNYLEKERTKYLNISVTQNDINNAQDTFDEGPKEHVQRLPITKLPNEDKPQANFDLSALKND; this is translated from the exons ATGGAGTCGCATCCTCTGAACTTG gCCCACCAACAACATCGCCGAGCTGAGGCCCATCTCATCAACAATAAATACGACGAAGCCATGCAGTGTCATCATAACGCAGCTGAGCTTCTTCTAGACGCTATGAAATCCACCACTTCGTCGGTCGCTTTAGAGTCTATTACTCTACAACACAGTTACCATCTAAAACAAAAAGACCTTATCAAAAGTAAGAAAGAACAATATTTGCGTGTTAAAAAAGCAATGGACAATTTGAAATGTCTAGGAAATGATCAGTTACAAAATCTCAATCTTAATGAATCTGCAAAATTAGAAATTGCTATTTACAAAgctataaatgaaaatgataacTTGTTAAAAATACTGGCAACCAAGGGTTATGACAAAGGAATTGTAAAAGATGTTGCTAGCAAAGATTTAGTTGATGGTAAAAAGATTGAGAAAACACAAGATACTGTCTTAGAAGAGTTGCATATTTTAAACCAAAACTTGCATTCTTTAGTAGACCAATTAGTTTTGCAGGTAGAAGTTCTAAAAGATGATAATGCAACTTTAAGAGAAAGAGTCAATTACTTAGAAAAAGAGCGAACtaaatatcttaatatatCTGTGACACAGAATGACATAAATAATGCACAAGATACTTTTGATGAGGGACCTAAAGAACATGTTCAGAGATTACCCATCACCAAACTGCCTAATGAAGATAAACCACAAGCCAACTTTGATTTAAGTGCTTTGAAAAACgattga
- the LOC128672060 gene encoding phosphatidylethanolamine-binding protein 1-like — protein sequence MLMFNILILVLSSALVDATQQCTVTEIKSLLEGCDRVSGLNITSVGGTIVNDHNCDVLLPKQVFMEEPLYQFQLADSKKFYTLIMVDPDAPPQIEGEFFLHMLKSNINGLALKSKDTQSMKTTGIDYRGYKPPTPPRGTGPHRYITILYEQADGNNFLPTVPQTRNRFILANWLRGKSLCGPVAGIQFRSQF from the exons ATGCTAATGTTCAACATATTGATATTAGTTTTGAGCTCAGCCTTAGTGGACGCAACTCAACAGTGTACCGtgactgaaataaaaagtctGTTAGAAGGATGTGATAGGGTATCGGGCTTGAACATTACCAGTGTCGGGGGAACTATCGTTAATGATCACAATTGCGATGTTCTTCTTCCGAAACAAGTATTCATGGAGGAACCTCTGTATCAATTTCAATTGGCTGACTCg aaaaaattCTACACCCTCATAATGGTCGACCCAGATGCTCCACCTCAAATAGAAGGCGAATTTTTCTTGCATATGCTGAAATCGAATATTAAt GGTCTCGCTTTGAAGTCGAAGGACACTCAAAGTATGAAAACAACAGGAATTGATTACCGAG gATATAAACCTCCAACGCCACCTCGCGGAACCGGTCCACACCGCTACATTACGATACTATATGAACAAGCAGATGGAAACAACTTTTTACCTACCGTGCCACAGACTAGAAACCGCTTCATCCTAGCAAATTGGTTGCGCGGAAAATCACTCTGCGGTCCAGTGGCTGGCATTCAGTTCCGATCTCAAttctag